One window of Flavobacterium dauae genomic DNA carries:
- a CDS encoding zinc ribbon domain-containing protein has protein sequence MAKKAETVEEKLRALYDLQLIDSRIDEIRNMRGELPLEVEDLKDEVTGLTTRLEKLNNELQSVEEQIKSKKNDIEEHKAAIKKYNEQQKDVRNNREFNSLTKEIEFQTLEIELAEKHIKEFKANVEYKKNLIEQTAEKLETKSNHLTHKENELNGILTETEREEKALTKKSEEFASVIEDRLFNAYTRIRNGVKNRLAVVSIERGASAGSFFTIPPQVQVEIAGRKKIMTDEHSGRILVDAALAAEEKEKIDDIIKKLK, from the coding sequence ATGGCAAAGAAAGCAGAAACTGTAGAAGAAAAATTAAGAGCGTTATACGACTTACAATTGATTGATTCCAGAATCGATGAAATCAGAAATATGAGAGGCGAATTACCTCTTGAAGTGGAAGATTTAAAAGATGAAGTTACCGGGCTTACCACCCGTTTAGAAAAGCTTAACAACGAATTACAGTCGGTTGAAGAGCAAATAAAATCTAAAAAGAACGATATTGAAGAGCATAAAGCTGCAATCAAAAAATACAACGAACAACAAAAAGACGTTCGTAACAACCGAGAATTCAACTCTTTAACAAAAGAAATTGAATTTCAGACATTAGAAATCGAATTAGCCGAAAAGCACATTAAAGAGTTTAAAGCTAATGTGGAATACAAAAAGAATTTAATTGAGCAAACCGCCGAAAAATTAGAAACAAAATCAAACCATTTAACGCATAAAGAAAACGAATTAAACGGAATTTTAACAGAGACTGAACGCGAAGAAAAAGCGTTGACTAAAAAATCCGAAGAATTTGCTTCTGTTATTGAAGATCGTTTGTTTAATGCTTACACAAGAATTAGAAACGGTGTTAAAAACCGTTTAGCAGTGGTTTCAATTGAACGCGGTGCATCGGCAGGATCTTTCTTTACTATTCCGCCGCAAGTTCAGGTTGAAATTGCTGGTCGTAAAAAAATTATGACCGATGAACACAGTGGTCGTATCTTGGTTGATGCAGCTTTAGCAGCAGAAGAAAAAGAAAAAATTGACGATATTATCAAAAAATTAAAATAA
- a CDS encoding thymidylate synthase — protein sequence MKQYLDLVKHVLKEGVQKGDRTGTGTKSVFGYQMRFDLAEGFPMVTTKKVHLKSIIHELLWFLKGDTNIGYLKENGVRIWDEWANKNGDLGPIYGYQWRNWNGEEIDQIKELIETLKTNPNSRRMLISAWNPSVLPDTSVSFEENVANGKAALPPCHAFFQFYVADGKLSCQLYQRSADIFLGVPFNIASYALFTMMVAQVCGLGYGDFIHTFGDAHIYNNHFEQVELQLSREPRPLPKMILNPEIKDIFDFTFEDFTLVDYDPHPAIKGQVSV from the coding sequence ATGAAACAGTATTTAGATTTAGTTAAACACGTTTTAAAAGAAGGTGTTCAAAAAGGCGACAGAACAGGTACCGGAACCAAAAGTGTTTTTGGTTACCAGATGCGTTTTGATTTAGCCGAAGGTTTCCCAATGGTTACAACCAAAAAAGTCCATTTAAAATCAATCATTCACGAATTGCTTTGGTTTTTAAAAGGCGATACCAACATTGGTTACTTAAAAGAAAACGGCGTTCGAATTTGGGACGAATGGGCGAATAAGAATGGAGATTTAGGACCAATTTACGGTTATCAGTGGCGTAATTGGAACGGCGAAGAAATAGATCAGATTAAAGAATTAATCGAAACATTAAAAACCAATCCAAACAGTCGCAGAATGTTGATTTCAGCTTGGAATCCTTCGGTTTTGCCCGATACATCTGTATCTTTTGAAGAAAATGTTGCCAACGGAAAAGCAGCTTTGCCTCCGTGTCATGCCTTTTTTCAATTTTATGTTGCCGATGGAAAATTATCGTGCCAACTGTATCAGCGTTCGGCAGACATCTTTTTGGGCGTACCGTTTAACATTGCATCGTATGCGTTGTTTACTATGATGGTTGCACAGGTTTGCGGTTTGGGTTATGGCGATTTTATTCACACGTTTGGCGATGCACACATTTACAACAATCATTTTGAACAAGTTGAATTACAATTGTCAAGAGAACCACGTCCGTTGCCAAAAATGATATTAAATCCGGAAATAAAAGATATTTTCGATTTTACATTTGAAGATTTTACGTTGGTTGATTACGATCCGCATCCGGCAATTAAAGGTCAGGTTTCTGTATAA
- a CDS encoding dihydrofolate reductase has translation MKISLVAAIAQNNAIGKDNDLLWHLPADFKHFKETTSGHFILMGRKTFESFPKPLPNRTHLIITRQKNYNVPDDCFAFASINDALQFAKQQNQEIVYVIGGGEIYKETISIANELVITHVNAEFDDADAFFPEITADWKMISEEFYKSDEKNKFDFTITVYQK, from the coding sequence ATGAAAATTAGTTTAGTAGCAGCCATTGCACAAAATAACGCAATAGGAAAAGATAACGATTTGCTGTGGCATTTACCTGCCGATTTTAAGCATTTTAAAGAAACAACAAGCGGTCACTTTATTTTAATGGGTCGAAAAACGTTTGAATCGTTTCCTAAACCTTTGCCAAACCGTACACATTTAATTATTACCAGACAGAAAAATTACAATGTTCCCGATGATTGTTTTGCGTTTGCTTCGATAAACGATGCGTTACAATTTGCAAAACAACAAAATCAGGAAATTGTTTATGTAATTGGCGGTGGCGAAATTTATAAAGAAACAATCAGTATTGCGAACGAATTGGTAATTACGCACGTTAATGCCGAATTTGATGATGCTGATGCCTTTTTTCCTGAAATAACAGCTGACTGGAAAATGATTTCAGAAGAATTTTATAAATCCGACGAAAAAAATAAATTCGATTTTACCATAACTGTTTATCAAAAGTAA
- a CDS encoding alpha/beta fold hydrolase: protein MAFWKNLKYKILTKGFGLYINSLHYLNAKFASETAYTLFSVPRDGVLKSLPTFLGSSSMKKLKQGQNNIQTYEWFGEKETILLIHGWESNANRWQGVIHFLKKLNYRIIALDAPGQGLSDGKEFNAVLYSKFVNIVCNHFKPDFLIGHSLGGMTMFYYMATFKPDFVKKIVSLGAPNRFLRITENYRSLISLSQKSYQGFLKEFPERFSINPSEFNSSSFIDQIKVPIGIIHDKTDKVVPYTDTLEILEKHPEIPFYTTHNLGHSLYSDDVNEQIVYFLENNRFKL, encoded by the coding sequence ATGGCATTCTGGAAAAATCTGAAATATAAAATACTTACAAAAGGATTTGGTTTATACATTAATTCCCTTCACTATCTAAATGCGAAATTTGCATCAGAAACCGCTTATACATTATTTTCGGTACCTCGTGACGGTGTTTTAAAATCGCTACCCACCTTCTTGGGATCCAGCTCAATGAAAAAACTTAAACAAGGGCAAAATAACATTCAAACGTATGAATGGTTTGGCGAAAAAGAAACCATTTTACTGATTCATGGCTGGGAAAGCAATGCCAACCGATGGCAAGGTGTGATCCATTTTCTTAAAAAATTAAACTACCGCATTATTGCACTGGACGCTCCCGGACAAGGATTAAGCGACGGCAAAGAGTTTAATGCTGTTTTGTACAGTAAATTTGTAAACATTGTGTGCAATCATTTTAAACCCGACTTTTTAATAGGTCACAGTTTGGGCGGTATGACTATGTTTTATTATATGGCGACTTTTAAACCCGATTTTGTTAAGAAAATAGTATCGTTAGGTGCACCCAATCGTTTTCTGAGGATTACCGAAAATTACCGGAGTTTAATTTCACTCTCACAAAAGTCTTATCAAGGTTTTTTAAAAGAATTCCCTGAAAGGTTTTCAATCAATCCCAGTGAATTCAATAGCAGTTCGTTTATTGATCAGATAAAAGTTCCCATTGGAATCATTCACGACAAAACCGACAAGGTGGTTCCTTATACCGATACCTTGGAAATTTTAGAGAAGCACCCCGAAATTCCATTTTATACTACTCATAATTTAGGACACAGTTTGTACAGCGATGATGTAAATGAACAAATTGTTTATTTTTTAGAAAACAACCGCTTTAAATTGTAA
- a CDS encoding Nif3-like dinuclear metal center hexameric protein: protein MQLKQIIPILEEMAPTAYAEDFDNVGLLVGNVNTKITGILVCHDALETIVNEAVEKNCNLIVCFHPIIFSGMKKITGKNYVERAVIKAIKNDIAIYAVHTGLDNHKLGVNKILCDTLGLTNTKILIPKQDFIYKLTTFVPKDHLTNVQKALFNTGAGAIGNYYDCSFQSAGIGSFTGNNDSNPVIGTQNVFTEVEEIKLEVTFEKYLQNNILKALFDSHPYEEVAYEITKLENKHQNIGLGMIGELENEISEIDFLQFVKNKVQTGGIRHSNFLNKKVTKVAVLGGSGSFAIGAAKAQNADVLVTADLKYHDFFQAENQILLADVGHFESERFVKNYIFDYLSKKIPTFAIILSDIKTNPVNYI from the coding sequence GTGCAATTAAAACAAATTATCCCGATTTTAGAAGAAATGGCGCCCACTGCCTATGCTGAAGATTTTGACAATGTAGGCTTGCTTGTGGGCAATGTAAATACAAAAATTACAGGTATTCTGGTTTGTCATGATGCTTTAGAAACCATTGTTAACGAAGCTGTTGAAAAAAACTGCAACTTGATTGTGTGTTTCCACCCGATTATTTTTTCGGGAATGAAAAAAATTACCGGTAAAAATTATGTGGAACGCGCTGTTATTAAAGCCATTAAAAACGATATTGCCATTTACGCAGTTCACACAGGTTTAGACAATCATAAATTGGGTGTAAACAAAATTTTGTGCGATACTTTAGGGTTGACCAACACTAAAATTTTAATTCCTAAACAGGATTTTATTTATAAACTAACCACTTTTGTACCGAAAGATCATTTAACCAATGTTCAAAAAGCGTTGTTTAATACGGGTGCAGGTGCCATTGGAAATTATTACGATTGTAGTTTTCAGTCTGCCGGAATTGGATCTTTTACAGGAAATAACGACAGCAATCCGGTAATTGGCACACAAAATGTTTTTACTGAAGTGGAAGAAATTAAATTGGAAGTTACTTTTGAAAAATACCTGCAAAATAACATTTTAAAAGCGTTGTTTGATAGTCATCCGTACGAAGAAGTGGCATATGAAATTACCAAATTAGAAAACAAACATCAAAATATTGGTTTGGGAATGATTGGCGAATTAGAAAATGAAATTTCCGAAATCGATTTTCTTCAATTTGTAAAAAACAAAGTGCAAACCGGCGGCATTCGTCATTCAAATTTCTTAAATAAAAAAGTTACAAAAGTGGCGGTTTTAGGCGGATCTGGCAGTTTTGCAATTGGGGCTGCCAAAGCGCAAAATGCCGATGTATTGGTAACTGCCGATTTAAAGTACCACGATTTTTTTCAGGCAGAAAATCAAATTTTACTGGCAGATGTTGGTCATTTTGAAAGCGAAAGATTTGTAAAAAATTATATTTTTGATTATCTATCAAAAAAAATTCCTACTTTTGCAATTATTTTATCTGATATTAAAACAAATCCGGTTAACTACATATAA
- a CDS encoding acyloxyacyl hydrolase: MNRFLVNDFVIPTKEESITDSSLHSVPFRMTGTTYLLLFLFFCHSLIAQENWSASVQTYQGAILPHSKNISHLITNKPTGFLFSVNHKVNGSKEWHDTYRFPEVGFSFHTQNNHNETLGNLYGLYGHYNFYFLNRKLQFRVGQGVAYATNPYNKESNFRNVAYGSKWMPSTYFMLSYDQARIWKNIGFNAGLLFVHHSNATIKAPNTSTNTLGVNVGLTYHFSDEDEVQRASSFDNHPQNMRYNLIFRTGVNESHIIGMGQKPFYHIAAIAEKPLNNYGAAQLGVDLFLSHSLKELIPFLATSFPEEGMDKNTDWKRVGLFVGYEWYLNKLTAEGNIGYYVHDEYKKNGSLYQRLGLRYYVTPNIFGVMSLKTHFAKAEAFEVGVGYKL; encoded by the coding sequence ATGAACAGGTTTTTGGTTAATGATTTTGTCATTCCGACGAAGGAGGAATCTATTACAGATTCTTCACTTCACTCCGTTCCGTTCAGAATGACAGGCACCACATATTTATTGTTGTTTTTATTTTTTTGTCATTCTTTAATAGCCCAAGAAAACTGGAGTGCATCTGTACAAACCTATCAAGGTGCTATTTTGCCGCACAGTAAAAATATTTCGCATTTAATTACCAACAAGCCTACCGGTTTTTTATTTTCGGTTAATCATAAAGTGAATGGTTCAAAAGAATGGCATGATACCTACCGTTTTCCCGAAGTTGGTTTTTCTTTCCACACACAAAATAATCACAATGAAACATTGGGTAATTTGTACGGTTTGTATGGTCATTACAATTTTTACTTTTTAAACCGGAAGTTACAATTTCGTGTAGGGCAGGGCGTGGCTTATGCAACCAATCCGTATAACAAAGAGTCTAATTTTAGAAACGTGGCGTACGGATCTAAATGGATGCCTTCGACCTATTTTATGCTGAGCTACGACCAGGCAAGAATTTGGAAAAATATAGGTTTTAATGCCGGTTTGTTGTTTGTGCATCATTCTAACGCCACCATAAAAGCGCCCAATACAAGTACCAATACGTTGGGAGTGAATGTGGGATTAACCTATCATTTTTCTGATGAAGATGAGGTACAACGAGCTTCTTCTTTTGATAATCATCCGCAGAATATGCGTTACAATCTTATTTTTAGAACTGGAGTAAACGAAAGTCATATCATTGGTATGGGACAAAAACCGTTTTATCACATAGCGGCAATTGCCGAAAAACCTTTGAATAATTATGGGGCGGCACAATTAGGAGTTGATTTGTTTCTTTCGCATTCATTAAAAGAACTGATTCCGTTTTTAGCGACTTCATTTCCCGAAGAAGGAATGGATAAAAATACCGATTGGAAACGTGTCGGACTTTTTGTGGGGTACGAATGGTATTTGAACAAATTAACCGCCGAAGGAAATATTGGCTATTACGTGCACGATGAATACAAGAAAAATGGATCGCTTTATCAACGTTTAGGCTTACGGTATTATGTAACACCAAATATTTTTGGCGTGATGTCGTTAAAAACACATTTTGCAAAAGCCGAAGCGTTTGAGGTTGGTGTGGGGTATAAGTTGTAG
- a CDS encoding deoxynucleoside kinase, whose product MQVAIAGNIGAGKTTLTRLLAKHYKWDAHYEDVVDNPYLDDFYHSMDRWSFNLQIYFLNSRFRQVLAMKSSGKNTIQDRTIYEDAHIFAPNLHAMGLMSNRDFDNYKQLFELMEDLVGAPDLLIYLRSSIPNLVGQIHKRGREYENSISIDYLNKLNERYESWIKSYDKGKLLIIDVDPINFVDNPEDLGQIINRIDAEFNGLF is encoded by the coding sequence ATGCAAGTTGCAATTGCCGGAAACATTGGAGCAGGAAAAACTACGTTAACCAGATTATTAGCCAAACATTACAAGTGGGATGCACATTACGAAGATGTGGTTGACAATCCTTATTTAGATGATTTTTATCATTCAATGGATCGCTGGTCGTTTAATTTGCAGATTTACTTTTTAAACAGTCGATTTCGTCAGGTTTTGGCAATGAAATCAAGCGGAAAAAATACCATTCAAGATCGAACCATTTATGAAGATGCGCATATTTTTGCTCCAAATTTACACGCGATGGGGTTGATGTCTAACCGCGATTTTGATAATTATAAACAATTATTTGAATTGATGGAAGATTTGGTTGGTGCTCCTGATTTATTGATTTATTTACGAAGTTCTATTCCGAATTTGGTGGGACAGATTCATAAACGCGGACGTGAATACGAAAATTCTATATCAATTGATTATTTGAATAAGTTGAACGAACGTTACGAAAGTTGGATTAAGAGTTATGACAAAGGTAAATTGTTAATTATTGACGTGGATCCTATTAATTTTGTTGATAATCCTGAAGATTTAGGACAAATAATCAATCGAATTGACGCCGAATTTAACGGTTTGTTTTAA
- a CDS encoding GIN domain-containing protein — protein MKKSIVLLLLIISGCSGEDACFSKKGNAVSQQHQLQGFHTVDIPMSVSAEIIPDSEYKLEIDSYENRIGAISFVVKDSVLTIQNDISCELLKSYETAVLKIHTPTLKRINSRTQFSVYSNDTLRFPNLYLLTSIPNEESASTTFDFKINNKKITVEDNQVGVFQLKGKTDVLDVQLYGANGSVKAENLTAKTVDVYHRSNQNIYLFAKNKIQGTIASVGNIYLYHKPDTVNITRLYTGDVVYK, from the coding sequence ATGAAAAAAAGTATCGTTTTATTATTATTGATTATTTCCGGATGTTCTGGCGAAGATGCTTGTTTTTCTAAAAAAGGAAATGCCGTTTCACAGCAACATCAACTACAAGGATTTCATACGGTTGATATTCCAATGAGTGTTTCGGCAGAAATTATACCTGATAGTGAATACAAGCTGGAAATAGATTCTTATGAAAACAGAATCGGTGCAATTTCTTTCGTAGTGAAAGATTCTGTTTTGACCATTCAAAACGATATTTCGTGCGAACTATTGAAAAGTTATGAAACAGCAGTATTGAAAATTCATACGCCTACTTTAAAACGAATCAATTCCCGTACACAGTTTTCGGTATATTCAAATGATACCTTACGCTTTCCCAATTTGTATCTGCTAACAAGTATTCCAAACGAAGAAAGTGCTTCGACCACTTTTGATTTCAAAATCAACAATAAAAAAATTACGGTTGAAGATAATCAGGTGGGAGTGTTCCAATTAAAAGGAAAAACCGATGTGTTGGATGTACAATTATACGGAGCTAATGGTTCGGTAAAAGCAGAGAATTTAACCGCAAAAACGGTTGATGTTTATCACCGAAGCAATCAAAATATTTATTTATTTGCCAAAAATAAAATTCAAGGAACTATTGCTTCCGTAGGAAATATCTATCTGTACCACAAACCCGACACTGTTAACATAACCCGATTATATACGGGAGATGTGGTTTATAAATAA
- the gldA gene encoding gliding motility-associated ABC transporter ATP-binding subunit GldA, whose protein sequence is MSIEVQNISKNYRTQKALDAIDFKINKGEIVGFLGPNGAGKSTLMKILTTYIEADNGTALVNGFNVKTQAKEVQKSIGYLPEHNPLYLDLYVREYLAFNADVYKVDKKRIEEVILLTGLTPEAHKKIGQLSKGYRQRVGLATALLHNPEVLILDEPTTGLDPNQLTEIRDLIKNIGKDKTVFLSTHIMQEVEAICDRVIIIKNGVIVADNKLQQMFSNENDQIIEVEFDFKIEEEFIKRLPQLKSFHNIHDMQWELIFNANKDMRPVLFDFAQENGIKILSMQLKNKNLETIFREKTM, encoded by the coding sequence ATGTCGATAGAAGTACAAAATATCTCTAAAAATTACCGAACGCAAAAAGCGTTAGATGCCATTGATTTTAAAATTAACAAAGGAGAAATTGTCGGTTTTTTAGGACCAAACGGTGCCGGAAAATCTACTTTAATGAAGATTTTAACCACGTATATTGAAGCAGATAACGGAACGGCTTTGGTAAACGGATTTAATGTTAAAACCCAAGCAAAAGAGGTTCAAAAATCTATTGGTTATCTGCCAGAGCACAATCCGCTTTATTTAGATTTGTACGTACGCGAATATCTGGCTTTTAATGCCGATGTTTATAAAGTTGACAAAAAACGCATTGAGGAAGTGATTCTGCTTACAGGATTAACGCCCGAAGCTCATAAAAAAATCGGACAATTATCAAAAGGATACCGTCAGCGTGTTGGTTTGGCAACGGCTTTATTACACAATCCGGAAGTCTTGATTTTAGATGAACCTACCACAGGGTTAGATCCAAACCAACTAACAGAAATCCGTGATTTGATTAAGAATATTGGCAAAGATAAAACCGTATTTCTTTCAACACATATTATGCAGGAAGTAGAAGCAATTTGCGACCGCGTAATCATTATTAAAAACGGTGTTATTGTTGCCGATAACAAGTTACAGCAAATGTTTAGTAATGAAAATGACCAAATTATAGAGGTGGAATTTGATTTTAAAATTGAAGAGGAATTTATTAAACGCTTGCCTCAGCTAAAATCGTTTCACAATATTCACGATATGCAATGGGAACTGATTTTTAATGCCAATAAAGATATGCGTCCTGTTTTGTTTGATTTTGCTCAGGAAAACGGAATAAAAATTTTATCTATGCAATTAAAAAACAAAAACTTAGAGACTATTTTTAGAGAGAAAACGATGTAG
- the rluF gene encoding 23S rRNA pseudouridine(2604) synthase RluF, whose amino-acid sequence MDQEGIRINKFLSEVGFCSRREADKLLEQGRISINGKIPELGTKVLPTDEVRVNGKLVTEKEKPKIYLAVNKPTGIECTTNQSVRGNIVDFVNYPERIFPVGRLDKDSEGLIIMTNDGDIVNKILRARNNHEKEYIVTVNKTITDRFISRMGAGVPILDTVTKECRVEKISSTTFRIFLTQGLNRQIRRMCEYFDYEVVALKRIRIMNISLDLPVGKYREITKAEMDELNRLIGESTKTEEGSLPKPDKPLVNKNPAPTKDRKDFKKKFTEQRPLRNERRNNKNN is encoded by the coding sequence ATGGATCAGGAAGGAATACGCATTAATAAATTTTTATCGGAAGTTGGATTTTGTTCGCGTCGCGAAGCCGACAAACTGTTAGAACAAGGCAGAATATCCATTAACGGAAAGATTCCGGAATTGGGGACAAAAGTTTTACCAACTGATGAAGTTCGTGTAAACGGAAAATTGGTAACAGAAAAAGAAAAACCAAAAATTTATTTGGCGGTAAACAAACCTACCGGAATAGAATGTACCACCAATCAATCGGTTCGTGGAAATATTGTTGATTTTGTGAATTATCCTGAACGTATTTTCCCTGTGGGAAGATTGGATAAAGATTCGGAAGGATTGATTATCATGACCAACGATGGCGATATTGTAAATAAAATTCTGCGTGCACGCAACAACCACGAAAAAGAATATATTGTTACCGTTAACAAAACAATTACCGACCGTTTTATTAGCAGAATGGGTGCCGGTGTACCTATTTTAGATACCGTTACAAAAGAGTGCAGGGTTGAAAAAATAAGCAGCACTACCTTCCGTATTTTTTTAACACAAGGTTTAAACCGACAAATCCGCCGTATGTGCGAGTATTTTGATTACGAAGTTGTTGCCTTGAAACGTATTCGTATTATGAATATTTCGTTAGATTTACCTGTTGGAAAATACCGCGAAATTACCAAAGCCGAAATGGACGAACTAAACCGATTAATTGGCGAAAGTACAAAAACCGAAGAAGGAAGTTTACCCAAACCCGACAAACCGTTGGTTAATAAAAACCCGGCACCAACTAAAGATCGTAAAGATTTTAAAAAGAAATTTACCGAACAACGTCCGCTACGAAACGAACGCAGAAATAACAAAAACAACTAA